The following are from one region of the Salinirussus salinus genome:
- a CDS encoding V-type ATP synthase subunit C gives MSTEQQRTGGNYEYVTSRVRSRRAALFDDDDYRKLVRMGTGEIARFMEDSEYEAEMNALGSRYAGVDLIEYALNRNLAKHFEDLLRWSEGALYDYVARYLRKFDAWNVKTVLRGLYSGADPEEVEDDLIRAGELSADDLQALLAAESVEEAVEALDRTVFGDGLETALADYEDTGLLVPLENAVDRAFYETLLAGLPDAPEGDSPVGLYIEFLRAEIDFRNLMNVLRIARSGADIDPTEYYIEGGQLFDESEVRQVAENTQQLVTFVRESSYGDDLQEALDVLEEADSIIEFEHALDRALLEYSEQLSSRYPLSVCPVLAYVLAKEREVDNIRAVARGREAGLSPEEIQEELVML, from the coding sequence ATGAGCACCGAACAGCAGCGTACCGGCGGCAACTACGAGTACGTGACCTCCCGCGTCCGGTCGCGCCGGGCGGCGCTTTTCGACGACGACGACTACCGGAAGCTGGTGCGGATGGGGACCGGCGAGATCGCCCGGTTCATGGAGGACAGCGAGTACGAGGCTGAGATGAACGCGCTGGGTTCGCGGTACGCCGGCGTGGACCTCATCGAGTACGCGCTCAACCGGAACCTCGCGAAACACTTCGAGGACCTGTTGCGCTGGTCGGAGGGCGCCCTGTACGACTACGTCGCCAGGTACCTCCGGAAGTTCGACGCCTGGAACGTCAAGACGGTGCTGCGCGGGCTCTACTCCGGGGCCGACCCCGAAGAGGTCGAGGACGACCTCATCCGTGCCGGCGAACTCTCCGCCGACGACCTCCAGGCGCTGCTGGCCGCAGAGTCGGTCGAGGAGGCCGTGGAGGCGCTGGACCGGACCGTCTTCGGCGACGGGCTGGAGACGGCGCTGGCGGACTACGAGGACACCGGGCTGCTGGTGCCGCTGGAGAACGCCGTCGACCGCGCCTTCTACGAGACGCTACTCGCCGGCCTGCCCGACGCTCCCGAGGGCGACTCCCCGGTCGGGCTCTACATCGAGTTCCTGCGGGCGGAGATCGACTTCCGGAACCTGATGAACGTCCTCCGGATCGCCCGCAGCGGCGCGGACATCGACCCGACGGAGTACTACATCGAGGGCGGACAGCTGTTCGACGAAAGCGAGGTCCGCCAGGTTGCCGAGAACACCCAGCAGCTCGTGACGTTCGTCCGCGAGAGCAGCTACGGCGACGACCTCCAGGAGGCGCTCGACGTCCTCGAGGAGGCGGACAGCATCATCGAGTTCGAGCACGCGCTCGACAGGGCGCTGCTCGAGTACTCCGAACAGCTGTCGAGCCGGTACCCGCTGTCGGTCTGTCCGGTGCTGGCCTACGTCCTCGCCAAGGAGCGGGAGGTCGACAACATCCGGGCGGTGGCCCGCGGCCGCGAGGCGGGCCTCTCCCCGGAGGAGATCCAGGAGGAACTGGTGATGCTATGA
- a CDS encoding V-type ATP synthase subunit E → MSLDTVVEDIRDEARAQAEEIRAEAEERADEVVAEAEAEAERIREEREREATRQVEQEREQKLSSAKLEAKQARLEARREVLQDVRDEVEQAIAGLEDGREELTRALLEDAAAEFDDDDTVEVYGRADDQELLESILEDYDGYEYAGEFDCLGGVVAESAGSRVRVKNTFDSVLDEVWEDNLKAVSDRLFEQ, encoded by the coding sequence ATGAGCCTCGATACAGTCGTAGAGGACATCCGAGACGAAGCGCGCGCGCAGGCCGAGGAGATCCGCGCGGAGGCCGAGGAGCGAGCCGACGAGGTCGTCGCCGAGGCCGAAGCGGAGGCCGAGCGCATCCGCGAGGAGCGCGAACGCGAGGCCACGCGACAGGTCGAGCAGGAACGCGAACAGAAACTCTCCAGCGCGAAGCTGGAGGCAAAGCAGGCTCGCCTCGAGGCCCGCCGGGAGGTCCTCCAGGACGTCCGCGACGAGGTCGAGCAGGCCATCGCCGGCCTGGAGGACGGTCGCGAGGAGCTGACCCGGGCGCTGCTCGAGGACGCCGCCGCGGAGTTCGACGACGACGACACCGTCGAGGTGTACGGCCGGGCCGACGACCAGGAACTCCTCGAGTCGATACTGGAGGACTACGACGGCTACGAGTACGCCGGCGAGTTCGACTGCCTCGGCGGGGTCGTCGCCGAGAGCGCGGGGTCGCGGGTCCGCGTCAAGAACACCTTCGACTCCGTGCTCGATGAGGTCTGGGAGGACAACCTCAAAGCGGTCAGCGACCGTCTGTTCGAGCAATGA
- a CDS encoding ATP synthase subunit A, translating to MSQATDTDVREDGVIESVSGPVVTATDLDARMNDVVYVGNEGLMGEVIEIEGNETTIQVYEETSGISPGQPVESTGAPLSVDLGPGMLDTIYDGVQRPLDVLEEQMNSAFLDRGVDAPGIDLEETWEFTPEVEEGDEVEAGDIVGTVPETPSIDHKVMVPPDSEGGEVVGVESGEFTVEETVVELDTGEEIAMRQEWPVREARPAAEKQTPTTPLVSGQRILDGLFPLAKGGAAAIPGPFGSGKTVTQQQLAKWADADIVIYVGCGERGNEMTEVIDDFPELEDPTTGNALMDRTCLIANTSNMPVAARESCVYTGITIAEYFRDMGYDVALMADSTSRWAEAMREISARLEEMPGEEGYPAYLAARLSEFYERSGYFRNTNGTEGSVSVIGAVSPPGGDFSEPVTQNTLRIVKTFWALDADLAERRHFPAINWNESYSLYRDQLDPWFEENVDEDWSATRQWAIDTLDEEDELQEIVQLVGKDALPEDQQLTLEVARYLREAWLQQDAFHDVDTYCEPAKTYGIVSAIKTFNDEAFDALDAGVPVEEITSIEALPRLNRIAVQDEWEAYIEELEAEITEQARELY from the coding sequence ATGAGTCAAGCAACAGACACAGACGTCCGCGAGGACGGTGTCATCGAGAGCGTATCCGGCCCCGTCGTGACGGCGACGGACCTCGACGCGCGGATGAACGACGTGGTGTACGTCGGCAACGAGGGGCTGATGGGCGAAGTGATCGAGATCGAGGGTAACGAGACGACCATCCAGGTCTACGAGGAGACCTCCGGCATCTCGCCGGGCCAGCCCGTCGAGTCGACCGGCGCTCCCCTGTCGGTCGACCTCGGACCGGGCATGCTGGACACCATCTACGACGGCGTCCAGCGCCCGCTGGACGTGCTGGAGGAACAGATGAACTCCGCGTTCCTCGACCGCGGGGTCGACGCCCCGGGCATCGACCTGGAGGAGACCTGGGAGTTCACCCCGGAAGTCGAGGAAGGCGACGAGGTCGAGGCCGGCGACATCGTCGGCACCGTCCCCGAGACGCCCAGTATCGACCACAAGGTGATGGTTCCGCCCGACTCCGAGGGCGGCGAGGTGGTCGGCGTCGAGTCCGGCGAGTTCACCGTCGAGGAGACGGTCGTCGAACTCGACACCGGCGAGGAGATCGCGATGCGCCAGGAGTGGCCGGTCCGGGAGGCCCGGCCGGCGGCGGAGAAGCAGACGCCGACCACGCCGCTGGTCTCCGGCCAGCGCATCCTCGACGGGCTGTTCCCGCTGGCGAAAGGCGGGGCGGCGGCCATCCCCGGTCCCTTCGGGTCGGGCAAGACCGTCACCCAGCAACAGCTCGCCAAGTGGGCCGACGCCGACATCGTCATCTACGTCGGCTGTGGCGAGCGGGGCAACGAGATGACCGAGGTCATCGACGACTTCCCCGAGCTGGAGGACCCGACCACCGGCAACGCGCTGATGGACCGGACCTGCCTCATCGCCAACACCTCGAACATGCCCGTCGCGGCCCGCGAATCCTGCGTGTACACGGGGATCACCATCGCGGAGTACTTCCGCGACATGGGCTACGACGTGGCGCTGATGGCCGACTCCACCTCGCGGTGGGCCGAGGCCATGCGGGAGATCTCCGCCCGGCTGGAGGAGATGCCCGGCGAGGAGGGGTACCCCGCCTACCTGGCCGCGCGGCTCTCGGAGTTCTACGAGCGGTCGGGCTACTTCCGGAACACCAACGGCACCGAGGGGTCGGTGTCGGTCATCGGCGCCGTCTCGCCGCCGGGCGGTGACTTCTCGGAGCCGGTGACCCAGAACACCCTGCGGATCGTCAAGACCTTCTGGGCGCTGGACGCCGACCTCGCCGAGCGCCGGCACTTCCCGGCGATCAACTGGAACGAGTCCTACTCGCTGTACCGGGACCAGCTCGACCCGTGGTTCGAGGAGAACGTCGACGAGGACTGGTCGGCCACCCGGCAGTGGGCGATCGACACCCTCGACGAGGAGGACGAGCTCCAGGAGATCGTCCAGCTGGTCGGCAAGGACGCCCTGCCGGAGGACCAGCAGCTGACCCTGGAGGTCGCCCGCTACCTGCGGGAGGCCTGGCTCCAGCAGGACGCCTTCCACGACGTGGACACCTACTGCGAACCGGCCAAGACCTACGGGATCGTCTCGGCGATCAAGACGTTCAACGACGAGGCCTTCGACGCGCTCGACGCCGGCGTCCCCGTCGAGGAGATCACCTCGATCGAGGCGCTCCCACGGCTCAACCGGATCGCCGTCCAGGACGAGTGGGAGGCCTACATCGAGGAACTGGAAGCGGAGATCACCGAACAGGCCCGGGAGCTGTACTAA
- a CDS encoding V-type ATP synthase subunit F: protein MSQEIAVVGSPEFTTGFRLAGVRKFEEVPDEDKDEALDGAVDGLLTDDEVGIVVMHDEDLEHLSRGVREEVQTSVDPVLVTLGGEAGSSGLREQIKRAIGIDLMDDQ, encoded by the coding sequence ATGAGCCAGGAGATCGCCGTCGTCGGCAGCCCGGAGTTCACTACTGGATTCCGGCTGGCCGGCGTCAGGAAGTTCGAAGAGGTCCCCGACGAGGACAAAGACGAGGCACTCGACGGTGCCGTCGACGGGCTGTTAACCGACGACGAGGTCGGGATCGTCGTGATGCACGACGAGGACCTGGAGCACCTCTCCCGGGGCGTCCGGGAGGAGGTCCAGACGAGCGTCGACCCGGTGCTGGTGACGCTCGGCGGGGAGGCGGGAAGCAGCGGCCTGCGCGAGCAGATCAAACGAGCCATCGGTATCGACCTGATGGACGACCAATAA